The following nucleotide sequence is from Catonella massiliensis.
TGATGAACTAGAGATTGCTGACCATAGGAACAAAATCTTTTTTGCGGGTATGGATGGCAGAGCTGTTGCAGGTAATTTGGTTTCTAACAAGTACTTTCTTGCTAAAGGGAAATACAAAGGAGAGGTTCCTTATGGTTATACCTTAAAAGCGCCAAATGGACAGTATAAGATATATGAGAATAAGTATTTTCTACCATTTGGCTATACCTATGACAAGTACACAACTTATGATGAAATTAAGGATGCTTTTTCTTTGGATAAAGAGGCAAATATGCTTGATATGGTTTATCTGGAGGAGAAAATTCCTGATATAGAGCAAGGCGTACCTAAAAAATATTACAGCGAAATTCCTTATAAGGTGGAAGTTGGAAACAGAGTTAGGTATAAACCTAATAAATATATAGATTTTTCTTATGATAATAAAAGTGAAGATGGGAAAGAGAATAAAAAGTTAAATTCATCCGGCAAATACTTAAAGGTTTTGTTTGATGATGATAAGAAGAAAGAAACTTACCTTTATTTGGAATCGCTCTTTTTGAATGAGCGTTTTTCTACTTCTAAAATTGGCATTCGTTCATATAAATTAAATAAAAAGGATATTGTAAGAAGTAAGAGACATACATCTTATTTCGGGAGAAACAATTTTTTATTTAACTTAGGGAATGCAGGTAAGAAGAAAAAATGGGGGAAATTATATTTTCAGAAAAAAATAAAATATCCACTTGCTGATGTGAGAGTTTTCTCAGTTTCGATGGAGGGAATTCCAGCTAAAATAAACAAGTTAAAGGAAAACCACCTACAAAATGTAAGGTTTGGAATAGATAAAATTTCCGGAGAGATTAGCTTGGATAAGCCTAAAATATTGGCTATGAGCATTCCATATGAAAAGGGTTGGAAAGCCTATGTTAATGGGAAAGAAGTGCCAATACTTAGGGGAAACTATATGTTTAGCTGCCTCTCTCTTGGAAGAGGAGACTTTAACATTGAGCTGAAATATCGTACACCAGGGCTTACAATCTCAATTATGCTTTCAGTAGCATCATTTATTATCCTTGGAGTGATGCTTGTATTAGATTGGAGGAAAAGGAAGAGTGTTGGTATCAGTAGTAGTGCCTTGTTATAACGAAGAGGCTGTAATCAGACTTTATTATGAAGAAATGAACAAAGTTACGGAATTACTAACAGACTATGACTTTGAACTTATTTTTGTAAATGATGGATCAAAGGATGGTACCCTTGGTATTTTGAAAGAATTTGCCTCTAAAGACAATAGAGTCAAGTTTATATCATTCTCAAGAAACTTTGGTAAAGAATCCGCTATGTACGCAGGACTTAAAAATTCAAATGGTGATTATGTTGTACTAATGGATGCAGATTTACAGGATCCTCCTAAAACCTTGATAGATATGTTAAGGATTGCGACAGAAGAAGGGTATGATTCGGTCGCAACGAGAAGAATTACGAGAAAAGGTGAGCCACCTATACGTTCATTTTTTGCAAAGAAATTTTACAAAATAATGAATAAAATATCAAAAACAGATATTGTGGACGGAGCAAGAGATTATAGGTTAATGAGTAGAAACTTTGTAGATTCTCTACTTAGAATGAGTGAATATAGCAGATTTTCGAAAGGACTTTTCGGCTGGGTAGGCTTTAAGACCAAGTGGATAGCTTATGAAAATGTGGAAAGAGCTGCGGGGGAGACTAAGTGGAGCTTTTGGAAACTTCTTCTTTACAGCATAGAAGGAATAGTTGCTTTTTCAACCCTTCCCCTCAGCATTTCGGTGTTTTTTGGGATTATATTTGCCTTCCTTTCTTTTATCGGATTGGTCCTTGTTGTGATAAGGGCTGCTATTTTTGGGGATCCTGTAGCGGGTTGGCCTTCTATGATGTCCATTATCCTGCTAATAGGAGGAGTTCAGTTGATTTGTATAGGCATCCTCGGAATTTACCTTTCAAAGGTTTATTTAGAAGTAAAGAAAAGACCTATTTTTATTTGTTCAGACAGCAATATAAAGGATATCAAGCTATGAAAAAAATATTATCTTTGTTTGATGGGAGTATGATAAGGTTCATTATTGTTGGAGTTATTAACACTGTAATAGGAACCACAATAATGTTTGGAATGTATAATTTATTAGGTATAAATTATTGGATATCAACTGCCAGCAATTACATTTTGGTGAGCATTTTAAGCTATTACCTAAACAAACATTTTACCTTTAAGAATAAAGAAAAATCATTTTTACAGGTGGTGAAATTTGCCTTAAATATAGCCTTTTGTTACCTCCTTGCCTATGGGATAGCTAAGCCTGTTACAGTTTTAATTCTCTCAGGCCAGGAGGAAAAAATTCAAACCAATATTGCGATGTTGGTGGGAATGGTGTTCTTTACAGGCTTTAATTACTTAGGCCAGAGGTTCTTTGCTTTTAAAAGTGACAGAATAGACTAGCGATTAAGGGTTTTTTCCCTAATACATTGCAAAAATATTCATAAATGGTTATAATATGGAGAGAAAAAACTATAAAGCTGCGGTCCGAAACCCTTGCTAAGCAGGGGGTAGAGCCGTTACTTAAGGAGGTTAGTATGAATACAAAGGAAATTAAAAATATTGGTGAGATTTACATAGCAGATGAGGTGGTTTCTGCGATTGCAGGGCTTGCAGCTCTTGAAGTAGAGGGTGTAAAGGCTGTTGCAGGCAAACCATCTGAGAATTTCAAGTCCAAAAATGCATATAAGAAGGTAAAAGTCCAAGTGGTTGAAGCCTTTGTCTATGTGGATATGTCAGTTGACATAAAGTATGGCTATAGCATACCTAAGGTTACCAGACAGATACAGGAAAAGGTAATTACAGCACTTTCGAATATGATAGGCTTAACCTGTAAAGAAGTTAATGTAAAGGTTGTGGTTGCACCGGATGCAGTATAACCTGTATTTGTAAGTGGCAAATCTTTACCTAGCCGATTATTAAGAATCTCCTTTAAGCGTGTTTTCTTGAAGGAGATTCTTGTGCATTGAAATAATGAAAGGTTTTATATGACAAGAAGAGAATTTAGAGAACACACAGCCAAACTTACCTTTGTCTTTGAGTTTTATCCTGAAGACGAATGGAAAGAACAGTTTGAGGCTTATGCTGACTATGCGGAAATAAAAGAAGAAGACAGAGAGAACCTGTGGAAGAGGGTTTTAGCCGTAGAGGAGAAAAAAGCTGAGATAGACAGCTTTATAGATGGAGCCAGCAAAAAGTGGAGAATAAACAGGATTTCAAAGACTGACCTTATGCTGCTTCGTGTGGCCGTATACGAGATAAAGTTTGACTTAGAAATACCTGATAAGGTATCGGTAAATGAGGCTGTTGAACTGGCTAAAATCTATGGCGGTGACGAATCTCCTGCGTTTATAAACGGAGTGCTTGCTAAATTTATGACAGAGGACAAGTCCGGAGAAGAGAAATAATATGGCTGAAAGAAAGGTATTTTCTGTCATTGAAATAACCAGATATATAAAAAGCAAGCTGGAGGGAGACTTTGCCCTTAGAAATGTAAAGATAAGCGGAGAAGTCTCTGACTGTAAAGAAGATAAAAAGGGGCATATATATTTCACCATCAAAGACGACGCTGCAGTTATGAGCTGTGCCATGTGGATGTCAAAGAGAAGTGCAGGACTTGATTTTAAGCTTGAAAAGGGTCAGCACATTGTAGTCACAGGCAATATAGGTGTCTATGAAAGATGGGGAGATTACAGGCTTTATGCCGATAAAATAGAAAAAGAGGGAGTAGGAAGGCTCTTCGAGGAGCTTGAGAAACTAAAGCTTAAGCTAAGAGCTGAGGGACTCTTTGATGAGTCTCATAAGAAGTCTATCCCTAGGTATCCTAAGAAAATAGGCATAATTACCTCAAGAACAGGTGCTGTCATAGAGGATATAAAAAGAACAGCAAGGGAAGCAAATCCTTATGTACAGCTAATCCTTTATCCTGCAATAGTTCAGGGAGCAGATGCAGTAGCCACACTTATAAGGGGGATTAAACGCTTTGAAGAAGAAGGCGTGGACACCATTATCATAGGCAGGGGAGGCGGCTCTACCGAAGACCTGTGGTGTTTCAATGACGAGAAGCTTGCAAGAACTGTCTATAGTTGTAGAATACCTGTTATTTCAGCGGTGGGACACCAGACGGATAGAACGCTGGTTGATGAGGTATCTGATTTAAGTGTAGCCACTCCTACAGCGGCCGCCATGAATGCAGTACCAAGCCTTGCACTTGCTTTTAATGAACTGGACGGCTTCAAGGATAGCATTTCAAACAAATTACAGCTAAGAATTGACAGGATGAAGTCTTCTATCGACAAGTTTGAATATGCCATAAGAAGGCAGAGCCCACAGATGAAGCTAAAGGAAGTAAGAAGGCAGATAGAGAATTATTCACAAAATTATAACCGTCTGCTTACCCTAAAACTTGATAATTACGATAAAGCTGTGACAAAGGGCAAGCAGCAGCTTGACCGCCTTATGAGGGCATCTTATGAGACATTTAACAAGAGGTTTATATCAATAACTGCTGAGATAGAAGGGAAATCTCCTATGAAGAGGCTCATGGGAGGTTACTCTTACGTGGAAAATGAAGCAGGAGAAAATATTCGTAGCGTTAAGGGACTAAAGCAGGGAGAGAGGCTTAATCTTGTGCTTGCAGACGGCTCTGTAAAGGCGAGGGTAGAGGAGATAAATAAGAAAAATGGCTGAGAAAAAGAATAAAACTAAAGAAAATAGTAAAACTATTGAAGAAAATATGGCTAGGCTAAATGAGATAAATAATCTCATGAGTGACTCCTCTATAAAGCTTGAAGAATCCTTTAAGCTATATAAAGAGGGAGTGGAGTTGGTTGAAAAGTGCAAGAAACAGCTTGCAGATGTAGAGAAAGAGATAGTGGTTTTAGAAGAACAGGGAAGCGCCAATGAATAGCGGATTTAGAGATAGACTTAATATAAAAATCGCAGAGGTTGAGGCTGTGGTAAGAGAGTATTCTCCAAAGCCTATGACAGAGGAAACACTTCTTTGCGAAGCTATGAATTACAGCCTCCTTGCGGGAGGTAAAAGGCTTAGACCTCTTTTAATGCTTGAAACTTATAGGTTTTTAGGCGGAAGTAAGGAAGAACTGGTGCGCCCTTTTGCAGCAGCTCTTGAGATGATACATACTTATTCTTTGATTCATGATGACCTGCCTGCTATGGATAATGATGACCTAAGAAGAGGAAAGCCCACTAACCATAAGGTATACGGAGAAGCAGTAGCCATACTTGCAGGAGACGGGCTGTTAAATCTTGCCGCAGAAACAGTCAGCAAGGACTTTGTTCATTGTGAGACCATAGATGAATATAAAAGAGTGGGTATGGCAATCTCTGCCCTGTTTTCCTATTCGGGCGCAGATGGCATGATAGGAGGACAGATTCTTGATATGCTTTCAGAAGAAGGCAAGAAAGAAAAGAATGAGGACTTCTTTCTAGCCATGTATGACCTAAAAACAGGGGGACTTATAAAGGCAGCCTTTGTGATAGGAGCTATCCTCGCAGGAGAAAGTGGGGAAGAGATAGCTTCCATGGAGAGAACCGGGACTTCACTTGGTCTTGTATTCCAGCTTCAGGATGACCTCTTAGATATAAAGGGAGATGAGGCTAAGCTTGGTAAGCCTCTTCACAGCGACGAAAGAAACAACAAGCTCACATATCTAAAGCTACTGGGCGAAGCTAAGGCTTTGGAGATAATGGAAGCTAATTATAAAAGTATTTACAAAAACTTAGAAAATATCTGCCACAAAAACTGTAGTTATGACGGCTTTATACTAGAATTTTTGGAGTATTTAAAAAGCAGAGAGAGTTAGACAAATGGGGGTGGAGTTATGCCTTTACTTGACAATATAAATGAGCCTAACGATATAAAGAATATACCGGAGGATAAACTTTATGAACTTGGCAGGGAAATAAGGAGATACCTTATTAAGACCGTCTCAACAAATGGAGGGCATCTTGCCTCAAACCTCGGTATAGTGGAGCTTACTATGGCTTTGCACCGCTACCTTGATTTTCCAAAAGACAAGCTAATCTGGGATGTGGGGCATCAGTCATATGTCCACAAGCTTCTTACAGGAAGAAAAGAGGGGCTTAACAGGCTTAGGAAGCTTGACGGACTTTCAGGCTTTCCCAAAAGAAATGAGAGCGACTGCGATGCCTTTGGGGCAGGACACGCTTCAACCTCTATCTCTGCGGCCCTAGGCTTTGCAGCCTCAAGAGACCTTTTAGGCAGGGATGAAAAGGTGGTTGCAGTTATTGGGGATGGCGCCATGACAGGCGGTATGGCACTTGAGGCACTTAACAATGCAGGCACACTTAAGTCCAATCTTATAATTATACTTAATGACAATGAATGCTCCATATCAAAGAATGTGGGTGGAGTAGCAAAATACCTTGATGGAATACGGACAAACAGAAAATACCTCAAGCTAAAAAGCGGTGTGAAAGAGACCTTAACGGGTTCAAACATTGGCAACAGGCTCTTTGAGAAGCTAAAGGTCTCGAAAGACGTAATTAAGCGGCTGTTTGTGCCGGGGATGTTCTTTGAAGACATGGGACTTACCTACCTTGGGCCTGTAAACGGACACAATATGAAGGAGCTTGAGGCTGCCCTTGAAAATGCAGGGAGAGTCGAGGGTGCAGTCATTGTCCATGTCATCACCAGGAAGGGCCTAGGCTATAAAAAGGCAGAAGAGCATCCTGCTAAGTTCCACGGAGTAGATCCTTTTGACATAAAGACAGGAGAGAGCCTCAGTGTAAAGACAGGAAGGAGTTATACTTCCATTTTTTCAGACACTGTCCTAGAGCTTGCGGCAAAGGATGATAAGCTTGTTGCGATAACAGCCGCAATGCCTTTTGGCACAGGGCTTTATAACTTTAAGCAGGTGTACCCTAATAGGTTTTTTGATGTAGGCATAGCAGAGGAACACGCGGTTACCTTCGCAGCAGGGATGGCAGCTTCAGGACTAAAGCCTGTGGTAGCAATATATTCCACATTTTTGCAAAGAGCCTATGACCAGATTATACATGATGTCTGTCTTCAGGAACTGCCTGTAGTATTTGCAGTTGATAGGGCAGGGCTTGTAGGCAGTGACGGAGAAACCCATCAGGGCATCTTTGATACAAGCTATCTCTCTTCAATCCCGGGTCTAATGGTTCTTAGTCCAAAAGATGGAAGAGAGCTTAGGGAGATGTTAATCTATGCTTATAGCCTTAATAAGCCGGTGGCTGTCCGTTACCCGAGAGGAACGGCGGATGAGTTTACAGACATAGAATTTAAGCCTATAAAAGCCTATGAAAATGAGGTCCTTGAAAAGGGTAAGAATGTAGCTGTCTTTGCTACAGGAAAGACAGTTAAGCTAGCCCTAGATATAAGCAAAATCCTTAAAGAAAGTAAAATTCTTCCTACTGTGGTAAATGTCCGCTTCCTAGACAAGGCAGACGCAAGACTCCTTAAAGAACTTAAAGACGACCATTGGGTTGTAGCTGTGGTTGAGGAAAGTGTAAGAACAGGGAGCTATACTGAGAGGCTTATGGCAGAGTCGGCGGGGCTTGGACTAGGTTATCACTTCGTACCCGTAACCCTTCCGGACAGCTTCATAGAACAGGGAAGCGTAGATGAGCTATGGGATAGATACGGCTTTAATGCTGAGGTTATTGCAGAAAAAATAAAAGAAGAGGCTCTGACTAAGTTAGATGATGAGCTATTTAGAAGGTAGTTGATAATGAAAGAAAGACTGGATATACTTCTTACCGAAAGAGGATTCTTTGAATCCAGAGAAAAGGCAAAGGCCGTCATTATGGCGGGAGAGGTCTTTGTTAACGGTCAGAGAGAAGATAAGGCGGGGAGTAAGTTTGACAGGGAAGTAGAGATAGAAGTAAAGGGTAAGACCTTAAAATACGTGAGCAGGGGAGGACTTAAGCTTGAAAAGGCTATAGAGGTGTATAAGCCCGTCCTTGAAGGCAAGGTATGTATAGACATCGGCTCATCTACAGGAGGCTTTACTGACTGTATGCTCCAAAACGGTGCCACAAAGGTGTATGCAATCGATGTCGGCACCAACCAGCTTGCCTGGAAACTAAGAGAAGACCCCAGGGTAGTCTCTATGGAAAAGACTAACATACGCTATGTCACAGAGGATGATTTGCCTGAAAAGGCTGACTTCGCTTCAGTAGATGTGTCTTTCATCTCTCTTACCAAGGTTCTTCCTGCTGCAGTTAACCTCCTAAAAGAAAGGGCAGAAATGGTCTGCCTTATAAAGCCACAATTTGAAGCAGGCAGGGAGAAGGTAGGTAAGAAAGGCGTAGTAAGAGACTTCAGTGTGCACGAAGAAGTAATCGAGATGGTTATTAGATATGCAACAGAGCTTAATTTCATCATCAAAGGGCTTACATTTTCACCTGTAAAGGGGCCTGAGGGAAATATTGAATATCTTTTATACATAGAAAAAAGTATAGAGAAACAAGAAGATGGCTGTGTATCAGATATTTTGAATGAAGTAAAAAAAGTAGTTAAAGAAGCTGAAAATACCCTGAATAAGGGGGAGGAATAATGACAAAGATAGGAATTATAGTTAATCATTCAACAAGGGCAGCCGAGGTTGACATAGATAAGGTATGCGCCTATATTGAGGAAAAGGGAGGGAGTTTTCATAGGCTGAAGGTAAAGAGCGGAAGTGCCGAGCTTATGGAGAACTTTACTGATATAACTGACCTTCCTAAGGATGCAGACTGTGTTATGGTTCTTGGCGGGGACGGAACCATCATTCAGGCAGCCAGAGAGCTTGCGGCAACAGGGGTGCCTATACTGGGAGTAAACCTTGGTACTGTAGGTTTCCTCGCTGAGGTGGAGCTTGCATATATTTACAAGGCTATCGACGCTGTAATGGCAGGAAAGTATAAGCTTGAAAAAAGATTTATGCTAAAGGGCAGGGTGATTAAGGACGGTAAGATAGTCTATGATGCCAATGCACTTAACGATATAGTGGTGGCAAGGGGGAATCTCGTGCGGGCCATTTCTACCACTGTATACATAGATGGTAATCAGGTGAGTTCACTTCACGGAGACGGCATCATAGTGACAACGCCTACAGGCTCAACAGGCTACAACCTCTCAGCAGGAGGAACCATAATTTTGCCTGATGCAGAGGTCTTTGGCATCCATCCTATATGCCCCCACAGCTTAAACTCCAGAGGGGTGATTACTTCTTCTGCATCAAAGATTGACATAGATGTTGAATGGAATAAGAGGAGTGAGCCTGATGAGGCCATAGTGAGCTTTGACGGCAATAAGGGGATAAGGCTTATGCCAGGGGACAAGGTTCAAATAATGAAGTCAGAACTTACGGTGCCATTCCTTAGGATAAATGATTTCAATTTCTTTGAAAGCTACAGGAAGAAGTTCTTAAGCTAAAGTAAGTTTAGTATTATTATCTTAAATGAGTGAGGGAGTTATGAAAACAAAAAGGCATAATGCAATAATTGATTTTATCAAAACCAGAGAGATAGCAACACAAGAGGAGTTGTTGGATTTACTTAAAAAAAGTGGATTTGATGTGACCCAGGCTACTATCTCCAGGGATATCAGAGAGTTGAACTTAACCAAGGTAAATGTGGGGAACAGGCAGAAATACGCAGTCATTCAAAATGACGAAGGTGTAAGTGAAAAATATGTAAGAGTACTAAGGGATGGCTTTGTATCGATGCTGTCATCGGGCAATCTCGTAGTGCTAAGGACTGTAGTCGGTATGGCAATGGCAGTTGCTACTGCCATAGATGCGCTTGAAATAAATGAGATTGTAGGCTGCATAGCAGGGGATGATACCATCTTTATTGCAGTATCTGAAAGCAGCACAACCACAGACGTAATAAATGAGTTAAAGAAACTTACAAAGGAAGACTGATATTACCCGTAATTGTGCATTATTGTTCTTGAAACACTAAACAACATAGAAAAGAGGTTGATTATGGAGACAGTTAAGAATTTAATCATTGGATTCGGCAAGGCGGGAAAGACACTTGCAGGCTTCCTTGGGAGCAAGGGAGAAAGCGTGATTTTGGTAGAGAAGGATAAAAGAATGTATGGTGGTACCTGCATCAATGTAGGCTGCATACCATCTAAGTTCTTATCCAATAAGGCTACACTTAGAAAGGTGTCATCTCTTGATAACGAGACCTACTACAAGCATGCTGTAGAGGCTAAGAAAGATCTTATAGCAAAGCTTAATAAGGCAAACTATGACAAGGTAGCGGGAGTTCCTAATGTAAAGGTAATTGACGGAACCGCATCCTTTGTTAGTGCTAATACCGTGGAAGTAAAATCAGCAGAGGGAAATTTAGAGATTCAGGCTGAGAGAATATTTATAAATACAGGACTGGTACCTGTAGTACCTAAGATAGAGGGACTTAACTTATCTGAACGCATCCATACCAGTGAAACCATTATGGACTTAGAAGTCTTCCCGGAAAGCCTTGCAATCATTGGAAGCGGCTATATTGGACTTGAATTTACCAGCACCTACTCACTCTTTGGAAGCAAGGTTACAGTATTTGGTGACAATCCAAAGTTTCTTCCAAGGGATGATGAAGATATCGCAGGCCTTATTATGGATGAGCTTAAGGCTCAGGGTGCTGCATTTTTACTTGGCACCAAGGTAGTAAGGTTTGAAGAAGCTTCTGACGGAGTAAATGTTTACTTTGAAAATGGCCAGGGTAAGGAGGAAGTAAAGAAGTTTTCTGCTGTGCTTGTGGCAACAGGAAGGAGACCTGATACCCAAGAATTATCCCTTGACAAAGCAGGAGTAAAGGTAGGAGAGAGGGGAGAAATCCCTGTAAATGACAGGCTTGAAACCAATGTGCCAAACATTTACGCTCTGGGTGATGTACATGGAGGACTTCAGTTTACCTACCTATCACTTGATGACTTTAGAATTATAAAGAGTGTACTTTTTAACGATGGAAAGTATAACCTTAAAGAGAGAAAACACATTCCTTTCAATGTATTTGTAGTACCTTCCCTTGCCAAGGTAGGTATGAATGAGATGGAAGCTAAGGCAGCGGGAGCATCCTATAAGCTTGCTAAACTCCCTGTAATGGCTATTCCTAAGGCAAAAATTTTAGGCAATCAGACAGGACTTTTCAAGGTACTCATAGATGAAAAAACAGGTAAAATACTTGGTGCAAATCTTTTTGGAGTAGAGGCACACGAAGTAATCAACCTCTTTACCCTTGCCATGAATGAGGGTATAAGCTATGAGAGCTTGAGAGATCAGATTTATACCCACCCAACTATAGCTGAGTCATTAAATGACTTGTTAAATATCGGTTAATCTTTACAGATAGCTTCTTTAGTGATAAAATTAAAAGATGTGGTTGTCAAATGTGTTTGACAGCCACATTATATAAATGAAATGAGGATAATAAGATGTCAGGACATTCAAAATTTGCCAATATCAAGCACAAAAAGGAAAAGAACGATGCAGCAAAGGGTAAGATATTTACCATTATAGGAAGAGAGATTGCCGTAGCTGTAAAGGAGGGAGGAGCAGATCCTGCCAACAACTCAAGGCTTCGTGATGTAATTGCCAAAGCCAAGGCTAACAACATGCCAAATGACACGATTGACAGAGGTATCAAGAAGGCAGCAGGAGACGCTAACTCGGTTAACTATGAGCGCGCTGTGTATGAGGGATATGGTCCAAGTGGAACAGCCATTATAGTTGAGACTCTTACAGACAACAAGAACCGTACAGCAGCCAATGTAAGAAATGCATTTACAAAGGGTGGCGGCAATGTCGGAACTCCGGGCTGCGTGTCTTATATGTTTGATGAAAAGGGACAGATTCTTATAGATAAAGAGGAATACGATGCTGACCCTGATGAATTTATGATGACAGTAATAGATGCAGGGGCTGAGGACTTCATTGACAATGATGACAGCTTTGAAATATTAACTGCACCTGAAGCATTTTCAGAGGTCAGGGAAAAGCTTGAAAAGCTAGGTGTACCAATGGCTGAGGCGGAAGTAAAGATGATTCCTCAGAATTATGTTACACTTTCTGATGAAGAAGATATTAAGAAAATCAACAAAATCTTCGATTTATTAGATGTAGAAGATGATGTGCAGAATGTATTTCACAACTGGGATGAATAAGTATACAACCATATCGTTTGCGCAAGTAAGTGATATGGTTTTTTAAAAGTGACACATAACTGCCAAAGGATTGGGATAGCATTGAAATATTGTTTAGTGCTAATTAGAGGAGGAAATCCATGAAGGATAATCGCGTGAAACTATTTAAAAAATCAAAAGGTAAGACAGCCTTGTTTTTAGCTCTGCTTATGGTGCTTAACCTCGCACCCCTGCCTGAAAATGCGGGAGAGGGCTTGATTCCGGGCTTTGTTAAGGCTTTGTCAAATATTCAGAGAATTGCCGGTAACAGCATAAACAGCGTACTTGCAGCTGATGACAGGGATTACCTGCTTAAAGAAGGTAACTTTGAAGTAAATCTTGCAAACGGTGGCTCAAGGGACCCTTATACACTTATTCAGGATACCAATACTCTGGTGCTCACAAGTGTATTAAAGAACCCGCCAAAGACAACACAGGCTGTAAGCGGTGCTAAGATAATTCTTAACGATACCTCTGAAAATGTGGTTAAGGCTGAGGTAACTACTGCAGCCAACGGAGACAGTACAGGTATCAAGTTTACCAAAAGAGGAGCAGGAAGTAAGCAGATATCCGGTAGTGTTCAGATTGCAGGAACTAACTACAACTTCAGCTTCTTTGTTAAGGTAGACCTTGAGATAGACAAGACCAATACCACAACAGATGTCAATAAGCCAAAATACGAGACTGTATTCTCTACGGATAAAGGGCCTAGTACCCTTGTAATTCCCGTAGTTAATGACAGCTATCAGATTAAGCTAAAAGGCTATAAGACCTCTACTGCCGATGGCTATCTTGATTACAGAGGTTCAATACTCAATTGGTCAGTATCTGTAAATGGAAAGAATAACGATACTTCAGTGCTTGAAGTAGA
It contains:
- a CDS encoding Asp23/Gls24 family envelope stress response protein, translated to MNTKEIKNIGEIYIADEVVSAIAGLAALEVEGVKAVAGKPSENFKSKNAYKKVKVQVVEAFVYVDMSVDIKYGYSIPKVTRQIQEKVITALSNMIGLTCKEVNVKVVVAPDAV
- the nusB gene encoding transcription antitermination factor NusB; this translates as MTRREFREHTAKLTFVFEFYPEDEWKEQFEAYADYAEIKEEDRENLWKRVLAVEEKKAEIDSFIDGASKKWRINRISKTDLMLLRVAVYEIKFDLEIPDKVSVNEAVELAKIYGGDESPAFINGVLAKFMTEDKSGEEK
- the xseB gene encoding exodeoxyribonuclease VII small subunit, giving the protein MAEKKNKTKENSKTIEENMARLNEINNLMSDSSIKLEESFKLYKEGVELVEKCKKQLADVEKEIVVLEEQGSANE
- a CDS encoding glycosyltransferase family 2 protein codes for the protein MLVSVVVPCYNEEAVIRLYYEEMNKVTELLTDYDFELIFVNDGSKDGTLGILKEFASKDNRVKFISFSRNFGKESAMYAGLKNSNGDYVVLMDADLQDPPKTLIDMLRIATEEGYDSVATRRITRKGEPPIRSFFAKKFYKIMNKISKTDIVDGARDYRLMSRNFVDSLLRMSEYSRFSKGLFGWVGFKTKWIAYENVERAAGETKWSFWKLLLYSIEGIVAFSTLPLSISVFFGIIFAFLSFIGLVLVVIRAAIFGDPVAGWPSMMSIILLIGGVQLICIGILGIYLSKVYLEVKKRPIFICSDSNIKDIKL
- a CDS encoding polyprenyl synthetase family protein; translation: MNSGFRDRLNIKIAEVEAVVREYSPKPMTEETLLCEAMNYSLLAGGKRLRPLLMLETYRFLGGSKEELVRPFAAALEMIHTYSLIHDDLPAMDNDDLRRGKPTNHKVYGEAVAILAGDGLLNLAAETVSKDFVHCETIDEYKRVGMAISALFSYSGADGMIGGQILDMLSEEGKKEKNEDFFLAMYDLKTGGLIKAAFVIGAILAGESGEEIASMERTGTSLGLVFQLQDDLLDIKGDEAKLGKPLHSDERNNKLTYLKLLGEAKALEIMEANYKSIYKNLENICHKNCSYDGFILEFLEYLKSRES
- the dxs gene encoding 1-deoxy-D-xylulose-5-phosphate synthase; amino-acid sequence: MPLLDNINEPNDIKNIPEDKLYELGREIRRYLIKTVSTNGGHLASNLGIVELTMALHRYLDFPKDKLIWDVGHQSYVHKLLTGRKEGLNRLRKLDGLSGFPKRNESDCDAFGAGHASTSISAALGFAASRDLLGRDEKVVAVIGDGAMTGGMALEALNNAGTLKSNLIIILNDNECSISKNVGGVAKYLDGIRTNRKYLKLKSGVKETLTGSNIGNRLFEKLKVSKDVIKRLFVPGMFFEDMGLTYLGPVNGHNMKELEAALENAGRVEGAVIVHVITRKGLGYKKAEEHPAKFHGVDPFDIKTGESLSVKTGRSYTSIFSDTVLELAAKDDKLVAITAAMPFGTGLYNFKQVYPNRFFDVGIAEEHAVTFAAGMAASGLKPVVAIYSTFLQRAYDQIIHDVCLQELPVVFAVDRAGLVGSDGETHQGIFDTSYLSSIPGLMVLSPKDGRELREMLIYAYSLNKPVAVRYPRGTADEFTDIEFKPIKAYENEVLEKGKNVAVFATGKTVKLALDISKILKESKILPTVVNVRFLDKADARLLKELKDDHWVVAVVEESVRTGSYTERLMAESAGLGLGYHFVPVTLPDSFIEQGSVDELWDRYGFNAEVIAEKIKEEALTKLDDELFRR
- the xseA gene encoding exodeoxyribonuclease VII large subunit; translated protein: MAERKVFSVIEITRYIKSKLEGDFALRNVKISGEVSDCKEDKKGHIYFTIKDDAAVMSCAMWMSKRSAGLDFKLEKGQHIVVTGNIGVYERWGDYRLYADKIEKEGVGRLFEELEKLKLKLRAEGLFDESHKKSIPRYPKKIGIITSRTGAVIEDIKRTAREANPYVQLILYPAIVQGADAVATLIRGIKRFEEEGVDTIIIGRGGGSTEDLWCFNDEKLARTVYSCRIPVISAVGHQTDRTLVDEVSDLSVATPTAAAMNAVPSLALAFNELDGFKDSISNKLQLRIDRMKSSIDKFEYAIRRQSPQMKLKEVRRQIENYSQNYNRLLTLKLDNYDKAVTKGKQQLDRLMRASYETFNKRFISITAEIEGKSPMKRLMGGYSYVENEAGENIRSVKGLKQGERLNLVLADGSVKARVEEINKKNG
- a CDS encoding GtrA family protein, coding for MKKILSLFDGSMIRFIIVGVINTVIGTTIMFGMYNLLGINYWISTASNYILVSILSYYLNKHFTFKNKEKSFLQVVKFALNIAFCYLLAYGIAKPVTVLILSGQEEKIQTNIAMLVGMVFFTGFNYLGQRFFAFKSDRID